The following coding sequences lie in one Candidatus Eremiobacteraceae bacterium genomic window:
- a CDS encoding fused MFS/spermidine synthase gives MTSLGAPERFDRWSTAAFASALFTSATLMFLVQPMFAKALLPLLGGAPAVWNTCVVFYELILLAGYYYAYVLQQRATLRAQLAIHAALVIAVLVFLPLRVLSPLAPPTSVTAVPWVLITLLVSLGVPLLVLSATSPLLQSWFARTPNRRASDPYFLYAASNAGSMLGLLAYPFALEPLLGLRSQSLIWSVGYLLLAGSLGLCGLIAYRTTSELGGADAAHDALPDAVVSTRRKIRWVVLAFIPASLMLSVTSYISADVAPIPLLWVIPLALYLLTLVIAFSGDSGSRLKRLYLTAPFAMLLLVVVLAADVSWPALLRILIHLGAFFLIALTCHTLLAADRPSRTRLTEFYLWLAVGGALGGIFNAIIAPYVFRDVYEYPIVLVLAAFFMRGPDQPESSRPRLWNVELPLLLGAALAAFIWIESRLYGHPIAVHATAAFLAAALIALLAFRQRVGFAVSVATLLLCGLFLDETRHHNLYLGRDFFGVKTVFASGNYHHLWHNSTTHGIENMLPEERDRPLSYYTRSGPLGQIFSALQPELRNASIAVVGEGAGSALCYHLPTQRWTIYEIDPQIDLIARDPRLFDYLPDCAGPTPTVIGDARLSLGRAPDSGYSLLILDAYSSDYVPLHLLTREALSLYIRKLTDDGVLAFHISSRWFDLEPVLTSLATDAGLQCYVNHDANSKPIELLMGKRISTWIALGAKGGNIRLLASDPRWQQCPATKFRVWTDDYSSLVTAFSLRVISGSQ, from the coding sequence ATGACGTCACTCGGAGCCCCGGAACGATTCGACCGATGGTCGACCGCTGCGTTCGCAAGCGCTTTGTTCACGAGCGCCACGTTGATGTTTCTCGTGCAACCGATGTTCGCCAAGGCCCTCCTGCCGCTGCTGGGCGGCGCGCCGGCGGTCTGGAACACCTGCGTCGTCTTCTATGAGCTGATCCTTCTCGCCGGCTACTACTACGCCTACGTGCTGCAGCAACGCGCCACGCTTCGTGCCCAGCTCGCGATCCACGCGGCGCTTGTGATCGCAGTTCTCGTGTTCTTGCCGCTGCGCGTGCTTTCCCCGCTCGCGCCCCCGACCAGCGTGACCGCGGTCCCGTGGGTGCTGATCACACTGCTCGTCTCGCTCGGCGTACCGCTCTTGGTCCTGAGCGCGACGAGCCCGCTCCTCCAGAGCTGGTTCGCGCGCACGCCGAACCGCCGCGCCAGTGACCCGTATTTCCTATACGCCGCGAGCAATGCGGGCAGCATGCTCGGGCTGCTCGCGTACCCCTTTGCGCTCGAACCGCTCCTCGGTTTGCGATCGCAAAGCCTCATCTGGTCCGTCGGCTACCTCCTTCTCGCCGGCTCTCTCGGATTGTGTGGGCTGATCGCATACCGTACGACATCGGAACTCGGCGGCGCGGATGCCGCGCACGATGCTCTCCCCGACGCAGTCGTGAGCACGCGCCGCAAGATCCGCTGGGTCGTGCTTGCCTTCATCCCGGCAAGCCTTATGCTCAGCGTCACCTCCTACATCTCCGCCGACGTCGCCCCTATCCCGCTGCTGTGGGTCATCCCGCTGGCGCTGTATCTGCTGACCCTGGTGATCGCTTTTTCAGGAGACAGCGGATCGCGCCTCAAGCGCCTCTACCTTACGGCTCCATTCGCAATGCTGCTCTTGGTGGTGGTGCTGGCGGCTGATGTGAGCTGGCCCGCGCTCCTGCGCATCCTCATTCACCTCGGGGCGTTCTTCCTGATCGCCCTGACCTGCCACACGCTGCTGGCTGCGGATCGGCCGTCAAGAACGCGCTTGACCGAGTTCTATCTGTGGCTTGCCGTTGGCGGCGCGCTCGGCGGCATTTTCAACGCGATCATCGCCCCGTACGTGTTTCGCGATGTCTACGAATACCCTATCGTGCTGGTGCTTGCAGCCTTCTTCATGCGCGGCCCCGATCAGCCAGAGTCCAGCCGCCCTCGATTGTGGAATGTCGAGCTGCCGCTGCTGCTCGGCGCGGCCCTTGCCGCGTTCATCTGGATCGAGAGCCGGCTCTACGGCCACCCAATCGCTGTGCATGCGACTGCGGCGTTCCTAGCCGCGGCGTTGATCGCGCTTCTTGCTTTCAGACAGAGGGTAGGTTTCGCCGTCTCGGTGGCGACGCTGCTCCTGTGCGGTCTATTCCTCGACGAGACGCGCCATCACAACCTGTACCTAGGACGCGATTTCTTCGGGGTCAAGACGGTCTTTGCGTCCGGGAACTATCACCATCTTTGGCACAACTCGACGACCCACGGCATCGAGAACATGCTGCCGGAAGAGCGCGACCGGCCGCTTTCATACTATACGCGAAGTGGACCGCTCGGCCAGATATTCAGCGCCCTGCAACCCGAACTGCGCAATGCGTCGATTGCGGTCGTCGGCGAAGGGGCCGGCTCCGCGCTCTGCTATCATCTGCCGACGCAGCGCTGGACGATCTACGAGATCGACCCGCAAATCGATCTGATCGCTCGCGATCCGCGCCTTTTCGATTACCTCCCGGACTGCGCCGGGCCCACCCCGACCGTGATCGGCGATGCACGACTGTCGCTCGGCCGAGCACCGGACAGCGGCTATAGCCTGTTGATACTGGACGCGTATAGCTCTGATTACGTGCCGCTCCATCTGTTGACGAGAGAAGCCCTGTCGCTCTACATAAGAAAGCTGACCGACGATGGGGTGCTCGCTTTTCACATAAGCAGCAGATGGTTCGACCTCGAGCCGGTGCTCACGTCTCTCGCCACGGATGCCGGGTTGCAATGCTATGTCAACCACGACGCAAACTCGAAGCCTATCGAGCTTCTGATGGGTAAGCGGATCTCTACTTGGATCGCGCTCGGCGCTAAGGGTGGGAATATCCGCTTATTGGCAAGCGATCCGCGCTGGCAGCAATGCCCGGCCACCAAATTCCGGGTCTGGACCGACGACTATTCCAGCCTGGTGACGGCGTTCAGCCTACGCGTCATTTCCGGCTCGCAGTGA
- a CDS encoding efflux RND transporter permease subunit, translated as MWLTRLFVQRPALVFVMIVFITIAGVISYLTITQQQFPNVDLPTITVQVNYPGASPTEMRDNIARPIEDQIAGAPNLNVINTTVLQGRATISAVFNLGADVNTSLVEVQRRVQAAQSQLPTDLRSPTISTVDPGQSTVVTLGIASRTYSIAGLSDLVNNQIIPILEQVDGVGYVNSNGTVTPSFQVVVDPAALQAGGYSINDVVNTLATNNLRQPGGIIYQPGRETTVDVRGDIQTPEGVASLPLLLSGQAPASTGAGAVNPWSSPSSVVRVGDVASVTDGYEERRVFAFVNGALRVFLQVQKTTQANEVSTSDNVLKTLPRLQAQFPGVDFSVVNVQATYTRQQIDGVVHTLMEGIALTAVVMLFFLGSWRSAVVVMVAIPTSLLITLCVMKLANFTIDTISLLAMTLVVGILVDDSIVVLENIERHHKEGEPPLWAAINGRSEIGFAAIVITLVDVVVFLPIAFLPGVVGKFLTEFALVVVVATLTSLWTSFTVTPTLAGRWSLLSNWTPWPVMRKFEEWFERARVYYAEHLLPAGLARPRMVVAIAVASLILAISLVPLGVLGFTFIPPVDRGEIFVQITFPPGTPLTTTDAAVRQVNTVALQVPDAKAITGVSGAYSSPFGGFLNEGNVGQVHLFLNDNRSHSTDYWVNYLKGKLRSMIPGATIVVIPATSTGGGNAQPIDYLVTSLRGDPLPYAQQVYEALRKIPGVTNATSSGQQLAPQVEVTFDKASAKALGISVGAASTAIRAALGGAVATQIEAANGLKDVQVIYPLEDRTNLDAIGQIAVRANDGTLGRVGDVATLRWAPTQLVITRVNRQTVIHVTANVANGYALSNVQRDFSKQLQAMHLPAFVSVRANPNGNQQNLKDTVTGMAAALALSFLLVYLLMVALYNNYSTPFIIMFSVPVASVGAIGALALTGQTLNLFSLIGTVMLVGLVSKNGILLVDYANTLRRRGYAKLEALRQSARVRFRPIVMTTASMIAGMTPLALGLVQGSQVRQSLGIVVIGGLISSLLLTLVLVPVAYMRFAPERLPKEDDLPPEHHDGAPSAAPHDLDAALDSIPTGNGGFVPPPEEAPRRT; from the coding sequence ATGTGGCTGACCCGCCTCTTCGTCCAGCGACCGGCGCTCGTCTTCGTCATGATCGTGTTCATCACGATCGCCGGCGTCATCTCGTATCTGACGATCACGCAGCAGCAGTTCCCAAACGTCGACCTGCCGACCATCACGGTGCAGGTGAACTATCCGGGCGCATCGCCGACCGAGATGCGCGACAATATCGCACGGCCGATCGAAGACCAGATCGCCGGCGCTCCGAACCTCAACGTCATCAACACCACCGTCCTGCAAGGCCGCGCGACTATTTCAGCCGTGTTCAACCTCGGCGCCGACGTCAACACGTCGCTGGTCGAAGTGCAACGCCGCGTGCAGGCGGCCCAATCGCAACTGCCCACCGATCTGCGCTCGCCGACGATCTCGACGGTCGACCCCGGCCAGTCGACGGTCGTCACGCTGGGCATCGCCTCGCGCACGTACTCGATCGCCGGACTTTCGGACCTGGTGAACAACCAGATCATCCCCATCCTCGAGCAAGTAGACGGCGTGGGCTACGTCAACTCCAACGGCACGGTGACGCCTTCGTTCCAGGTCGTGGTCGACCCGGCGGCGCTCCAGGCAGGCGGCTACTCGATCAACGACGTCGTCAACACGCTGGCCACCAACAACCTGCGCCAGCCCGGCGGCATCATATACCAGCCGGGGCGAGAGACGACGGTCGACGTACGTGGCGACATCCAAACGCCAGAAGGAGTGGCGAGCCTTCCGCTGCTGCTCAGCGGCCAGGCCCCCGCATCGACTGGGGCGGGTGCCGTCAATCCCTGGTCGAGCCCATCGAGCGTCGTGCGCGTCGGCGACGTCGCATCGGTGACCGACGGCTACGAGGAGCGGCGCGTCTTCGCGTTCGTCAACGGCGCGCTGCGCGTGTTCCTTCAGGTGCAGAAGACGACTCAGGCCAACGAGGTCTCGACCTCCGACAACGTGCTGAAGACCCTGCCGCGGTTACAGGCGCAGTTCCCCGGGGTCGACTTTTCCGTGGTGAACGTCCAGGCGACGTATACGCGCCAACAGATCGACGGCGTCGTGCACACGTTGATGGAGGGCATCGCGCTCACCGCGGTGGTGATGCTGTTCTTCCTCGGGTCGTGGCGCAGCGCGGTCGTCGTCATGGTCGCGATTCCGACCTCGCTGCTCATCACGCTGTGCGTGATGAAGCTGGCCAATTTCACCATCGACACGATCTCACTGCTGGCGATGACGCTCGTGGTCGGTATTCTCGTCGACGATTCTATCGTGGTGTTGGAGAATATCGAACGGCATCACAAGGAGGGCGAGCCGCCGCTGTGGGCGGCCATCAACGGCCGCTCCGAGATCGGCTTCGCGGCCATCGTGATCACGCTCGTCGACGTCGTCGTGTTCCTGCCGATCGCGTTCCTGCCCGGCGTCGTCGGCAAGTTCTTGACCGAGTTCGCGTTGGTCGTCGTCGTCGCGACGCTCACCTCGTTGTGGACATCGTTCACGGTGACGCCGACGCTGGCCGGCCGCTGGTCGCTGCTCAGCAACTGGACGCCCTGGCCCGTGATGCGCAAGTTCGAAGAATGGTTCGAGCGCGCGCGAGTATACTATGCGGAACACCTGCTGCCCGCCGGGCTGGCGCGGCCCAGGATGGTGGTCGCGATCGCCGTCGCCTCGCTCATCCTCGCGATCTCGCTCGTGCCGCTCGGCGTGCTCGGCTTCACGTTCATCCCGCCCGTCGATCGCGGCGAGATCTTCGTGCAGATCACCTTCCCGCCGGGCACGCCGCTGACGACGACCGATGCGGCCGTGCGCCAGGTCAACACGGTCGCGCTCCAGGTGCCCGACGCCAAGGCGATCACCGGCGTGTCGGGCGCGTACTCGTCGCCGTTCGGCGGCTTCCTCAACGAAGGCAATGTCGGCCAGGTCCATCTGTTCCTCAATGACAACCGCAGCCATTCGACCGACTACTGGGTGAATTACCTCAAAGGCAAACTGCGCTCGATGATACCGGGCGCGACGATCGTCGTCATCCCGGCGACCAGCACCGGCGGCGGCAACGCGCAGCCGATCGACTACCTGGTGACCAGCCTTCGTGGCGATCCGTTGCCGTACGCACAGCAGGTCTACGAGGCGCTGCGCAAGATACCGGGCGTCACCAACGCCACGAGCTCCGGACAGCAGCTCGCGCCGCAGGTCGAGGTCACCTTCGACAAAGCATCGGCGAAGGCGCTCGGCATCAGCGTCGGCGCGGCGTCCACCGCCATCAGGGCGGCGCTCGGCGGGGCGGTGGCGACCCAGATCGAGGCGGCGAACGGGCTCAAAGACGTGCAGGTGATCTATCCGCTCGAAGATCGTACGAACCTCGATGCGATCGGGCAGATCGCGGTGCGCGCCAACGACGGGACGTTGGGGCGGGTCGGCGACGTCGCGACCCTGCGCTGGGCGCCGACGCAGCTGGTCATCACGCGCGTCAACCGCCAGACCGTCATCCACGTGACGGCGAACGTGGCGAACGGCTACGCGCTCTCGAACGTGCAGCGCGATTTCAGCAAGCAGCTGCAAGCGATGCATCTGCCCGCGTTCGTCTCCGTGCGCGCGAATCCGAACGGCAATCAGCAGAACCTCAAAGACACGGTGACCGGCATGGCGGCGGCACTCGCGCTGTCGTTCCTGCTGGTCTACCTGCTCATGGTCGCGCTCTACAACAACTATTCTACGCCGTTCATCATCATGTTCTCGGTGCCGGTCGCGTCGGTGGGTGCTATCGGTGCGCTCGCGCTGACCGGCCAGACGCTCAACCTGTTCTCGCTCATCGGCACGGTCATGCTGGTGGGGCTCGTGTCCAAGAACGGCATCTTGTTGGTCGACTACGCGAACACGCTGCGCCGGCGCGGTTACGCCAAGTTAGAGGCGCTGCGCCAGAGCGCGCGCGTCCGGTTCCGGCCGATCGTGATGACGACGGCATCGATGATCGCGGGCATGACGCCGTTGGCGCTGGGGCTCGTGCAAGGGTCGCAGGTGCGCCAGAGCCTCGGCATCGTCGTCATCGGCGGCCTCATCAGCTCGCTGCTGCTGACGCTGGTGCTCGTGCCGGTCGCCTACATGCGCTTCGCGCCGGAGCGGCTCCCGAAAGAAGACGACCTGCCGCCCGAGCATCACGACGGGGCACCGTCCGCCGCGCCTCACGATCTCGACGCCGCACTCGACAGCATCCCGACGGGCAATGGCGGGTTCGTGCCGCCGCCTGAAGAGGCTCCTCGCCGCACTTAG
- the fabG gene encoding 3-oxoacyl-[acyl-carrier-protein] reductase — protein sequence MLQGRVAVVTGGTRGIGAAIAEMLAMDGAHVAAGYSKGEDTARSFKGRLEAKGHSVSVHQGRVDEPDHCQRVVQEVLAQFGRVDFLINNAGITIDKTVRRMTEEEWRQVIAVNLFGAFHMTKAVLEHMIERGSGRIVNISSVIGETGNIGQANYAASKAGLFGFSKSLALEMAQRGITVNCVAPGFIATEMVSAIPKAALDKVIERIPQRRLGTPQEVARVVRFLIDDDSSYITGAVYDVNGGLDM from the coding sequence ATGTTACAAGGACGCGTCGCAGTCGTCACCGGCGGCACTCGTGGCATCGGCGCCGCGATCGCCGAGATGCTCGCCATGGATGGCGCTCACGTCGCCGCAGGCTACAGCAAGGGCGAAGACACGGCGCGATCGTTCAAAGGCAGACTTGAAGCCAAGGGACATTCGGTCTCCGTGCATCAGGGCCGCGTCGACGAGCCGGATCATTGCCAGCGCGTCGTGCAAGAAGTGCTCGCACAGTTCGGGCGCGTCGACTTTCTGATCAACAATGCCGGCATCACCATCGACAAGACCGTGCGCAGGATGACCGAAGAGGAGTGGCGCCAGGTGATCGCCGTGAATCTCTTCGGCGCGTTTCACATGACCAAAGCGGTGCTCGAGCACATGATCGAACGGGGCAGCGGTCGCATCGTCAACATCAGTTCGGTGATCGGCGAGACCGGCAACATCGGCCAGGCGAACTACGCTGCCTCCAAAGCCGGACTGTTCGGTTTCAGCAAGAGCCTTGCGCTCGAGATGGCGCAGCGTGGCATCACGGTGAATTGCGTCGCTCCGGGATTCATCGCCACCGAGATGGTGTCCGCGATTCCGAAGGCCGCGCTCGACAAGGTCATCGAACGCATACCGCAGCGCCGCCTCGGCACGCCGCAAGAAGTCGCGCGCGTCGTGCGCTTCTTGATCGATGACGATTCGTCGTACATCACAGGTGCGGTCTACGACGTCAACGGCGGCCTCGACATGTAG
- a CDS encoding DUF4242 domain-containing protein, translating to MPRFMVERTFPKGLQIPTNDAGATACMTVVGANAHEGVTWIHSYVNTDKTKTYCIYDGPDEAAVRKAALANSLPVDSVTEVRVLDPYFYHS from the coding sequence ATGCCGAGATTCATGGTGGAGCGCACGTTTCCCAAGGGCTTGCAGATACCGACCAACGACGCCGGCGCAACGGCGTGCATGACGGTCGTCGGCGCGAACGCGCATGAGGGCGTCACCTGGATCCACTCGTACGTGAACACCGATAAGACCAAGACGTACTGCATCTATGACGGGCCTGACGAAGCCGCAGTCCGCAAGGCGGCCCTGGCGAACAGCCTCCCGGTCGATAGCGTCACCGAGGTCCGGGTGCTGGATCCCTACTTCTACCACTCATAG
- a CDS encoding MoaD/ThiS family protein, with protein MIRVVLPAHLRTIAHVEGEVVLDVAGEPTQRSVLDALEASYPTLRGTIRDHVTQQRRAFVRFFACEQDLSHESPDEPLPKAVAAGTEPFMVVGALAGG; from the coding sequence GTGATCAGAGTCGTGCTCCCGGCGCACCTGCGGACGATTGCGCACGTGGAGGGTGAGGTCGTGCTCGACGTCGCGGGCGAGCCCACGCAGCGCTCGGTGCTCGACGCGCTCGAGGCGTCGTATCCGACGCTGCGCGGCACCATCCGCGATCACGTGACGCAGCAGCGCCGGGCGTTCGTACGCTTTTTCGCCTGCGAGCAGGACCTGTCGCACGAATCGCCGGACGAGCCGCTGCCGAAAGCGGTCGCGGCCGGCACCGAACCGTTCATGGTCGTGGGCGCGTTGGCAGGCGGTTAA
- a CDS encoding alpha/beta fold hydrolase yields MSTSTIPPEELEYGLDIAGIDPASLSDALRAVAADAMLNPAMLATWLGGLSIAEQTVGLNTLRRMQGEDPAPSALVPSDDKRFADPAWKTNPFLFGALEDYFVRSTAALQLVDASRLPEATRHKARFAVKLMMDTLAPSNVPWMNPAVVKEAMNSGGASLVRGLQNYLDDVKNNGGQPRQVDTSGFKLGVNLAATPGRVVYRNKLIELIAYEPQTPKVHAIPLLCSPPWINKYYIMDLAPGRSFVEWALKHGHQTFMISYRNPDESMAAYTMDDYLREGLLAALDVVESITGTKKTNLNGLCLGGTLVVIALAYLAAKGQAGRISSATVTNTLVDFSLPGDLGVFTDEASVSKLEARMQERGYLEAGAMAGTFNALRANDLIWSYVVNNWFMGKNPPAFDILAWNGDSTRMPAVMHSQYLRACYLRNALIEPGAFAIGGVKIDLGKIRTPLYVLGAESDHIALWHASYATTQVVGGEAKYTLTNSGHVAGIVNPPGNPKSHYWTKPRVTKGQTPEAWRASATRHDGSWWNDWSAWVVRHAGPSGAPAKLPPGEPAPGVYVRDQVGAAFGSNGKPRGPARAKAPARKTRAAKPTTKARRGRRT; encoded by the coding sequence GTGAGCACCTCGACCATCCCGCCAGAAGAGCTCGAGTACGGACTTGACATCGCGGGCATCGACCCCGCCTCGCTGAGCGACGCGCTGCGCGCGGTCGCGGCCGATGCCATGCTCAACCCGGCGATGCTGGCGACCTGGCTGGGCGGCCTTTCCATCGCCGAGCAGACGGTCGGGCTCAACACCCTGCGCCGCATGCAAGGCGAGGACCCGGCCCCGTCAGCCCTCGTGCCGTCCGACGACAAACGGTTTGCCGATCCTGCCTGGAAGACGAATCCGTTCTTGTTCGGCGCGCTCGAAGATTATTTCGTCCGCTCGACCGCGGCGCTGCAGCTCGTCGATGCGTCGCGCTTGCCCGAAGCGACGCGCCACAAAGCGCGCTTCGCGGTCAAGCTCATGATGGACACGCTCGCGCCGAGCAACGTGCCGTGGATGAACCCGGCTGTCGTCAAAGAGGCGATGAACAGCGGCGGCGCCAGCTTGGTGCGCGGCTTGCAGAACTATCTCGACGACGTCAAGAACAACGGCGGGCAGCCGCGCCAGGTCGACACGTCCGGCTTCAAGCTGGGCGTCAATCTCGCGGCCACGCCCGGGCGCGTCGTCTACCGCAACAAGCTCATCGAGCTGATCGCGTACGAGCCGCAGACGCCGAAGGTGCACGCGATACCGCTGTTGTGCAGCCCGCCCTGGATCAACAAGTATTACATCATGGATCTGGCGCCGGGGCGTTCGTTCGTCGAATGGGCGCTTAAGCACGGCCACCAGACCTTCATGATCAGCTATCGCAATCCCGATGAGTCGATGGCGGCCTATACGATGGACGACTACCTGCGCGAAGGCTTGCTGGCCGCGCTCGACGTCGTCGAGTCCATCACGGGTACGAAGAAGACCAACCTCAACGGCCTGTGCCTGGGCGGCACCCTCGTGGTCATCGCGCTCGCGTATCTGGCGGCCAAAGGGCAGGCGGGACGCATCAGCAGCGCGACAGTGACCAATACGCTGGTAGATTTTTCGCTGCCGGGCGATCTCGGCGTGTTCACCGACGAAGCGTCGGTGAGCAAACTCGAGGCGCGCATGCAGGAGCGCGGCTACCTCGAAGCCGGCGCGATGGCGGGCACCTTCAACGCGCTGCGCGCCAACGATCTCATCTGGAGCTACGTCGTCAACAACTGGTTCATGGGCAAGAACCCGCCCGCGTTCGACATCCTCGCGTGGAACGGCGACAGCACGCGCATGCCCGCGGTCATGCACTCGCAATACCTGCGCGCGTGCTACCTGCGCAATGCGCTGATCGAGCCCGGCGCGTTTGCCATCGGTGGCGTCAAGATCGATCTGGGGAAGATCCGCACGCCGCTGTACGTGCTCGGCGCAGAGTCCGACCACATCGCGTTGTGGCACGCGAGCTATGCGACGACCCAGGTGGTGGGCGGTGAGGCCAAATACACGTTGACCAATTCCGGCCATGTGGCCGGCATCGTCAATCCGCCGGGCAACCCGAAATCGCATTACTGGACCAAACCGCGCGTGACCAAAGGTCAAACGCCGGAGGCATGGCGTGCCTCTGCGACGCGCCACGACGGCAGCTGGTGGAACGACTGGAGCGCCTGGGTCGTGCGCCACGCCGGGCCGAGCGGCGCGCCCGCGAAACTGCCGCCGGGCGAACCGGCTCCGGGCGTCTACGTGCGCGATCAGGTCGGAGCAGCGTTCGGCAGCAACGGCAAACCCCGTGGGCCAGCGCGCGCGAAGGCGCCTGCGCGCAAGACGCGCGCCGCCAAGCCGACAACCAAAGCGCGTCGGGGCCGGCGCACATGA
- the fabG gene encoding 3-oxoacyl-ACP reductase FabG, with protein MSTTTLENRVGIVTGGARGIGAAITQLLAADGATVIVMGLASDRERTESLRASLNGAAHRVAFREGNVAHYDICKGVVDEVRAHYGHIDFLVNNAGITADHTVRKMTVEEWQAVLAVNLSGPFFMIKAVLDHMLERDYGRIVNISSVVGHTGNFGQANYASAKAGVMGLTKTVALEVAARGITVNAVAPGFINTDMVAAMPKAAIDAAIQKSPERRLGQPDEVARVVRFLLDESSGYITGAVYDVNGGLYM; from the coding sequence ATGAGTACTACGACGCTCGAGAACAGGGTTGGAATCGTCACGGGCGGGGCACGCGGGATCGGCGCCGCGATCACCCAGCTGCTGGCTGCGGACGGCGCCACGGTGATCGTCATGGGCCTGGCATCGGATCGCGAGCGCACTGAATCGCTGCGCGCATCGCTCAACGGCGCGGCTCACCGGGTCGCGTTTCGCGAGGGAAACGTCGCCCACTACGACATTTGCAAGGGCGTGGTCGACGAGGTGCGGGCGCATTACGGGCACATCGATTTCCTCGTCAACAACGCCGGCATCACGGCGGACCACACGGTGCGCAAGATGACGGTAGAAGAATGGCAAGCGGTCCTGGCGGTGAACCTGTCGGGGCCGTTTTTCATGATCAAGGCGGTGCTCGACCACATGCTCGAACGCGACTACGGACGGATCGTGAACATCTCATCCGTCGTCGGGCACACCGGCAACTTCGGCCAAGCCAACTACGCATCGGCCAAGGCCGGCGTGATGGGCCTTACCAAGACCGTGGCACTCGAAGTCGCGGCGCGCGGCATCACGGTGAACGCAGTGGCGCCGGGTTTCATCAATACCGACATGGTGGCCGCGATGCCCAAAGCGGCGATCGACGCCGCCATCCAGAAATCTCCTGAGAGGCGCTTGGGCCAGCCGGACGAGGTCGCGCGCGTCGTGCGCTTCCTCCTTGACGAGAGCTCCGGCTACATCACCGGCGCCGTGTATGACGTCAACGGCGGACTGTACATGTGA
- a CDS encoding efflux RND transporter periplasmic adaptor subunit, producing the protein MRNRASRYTKSLIASAVILTAAGCAHNTTTLKTPAPLVPIEKTAVRTVQPVLSLSGLVAPLQNVAITSDLTEPAAAVLVNEGDVVQRSQVLARLSIADLQAQLDAADRAAAEADAKATQTKYQAQYAIASGGDQVRSAQAQLDLAESTLHRDQMLFGQGYISAQEVQTQQTNVAAAQAVLATAKENQLANGDQRQGMQQANIQAAIAAAASAHAQAEQVQAQIAKATIVAPVDGVVVNRNINPGEYPGTRQIFTLQEISSVYAALNAFGGQIAGIPKGATVTLTSVALPGQRFNATVVAVLPPTSPTSAGFIVKVVIPNPKRALLPGMTVAANVAKQSLSGVTVPVGAFIDDTHHTLFTVDNNDTAHISQVVEIARGTRYAVVKGLPSGVNVVTDGTLAISDGQQVQIAGGEAAMSH; encoded by the coding sequence ATGCGAAACCGAGCGTCCCGCTATACGAAGTCCCTCATCGCTTCGGCGGTCATCCTCACGGCCGCGGGCTGCGCGCACAACACGACCACGCTGAAGACCCCGGCACCCCTCGTGCCCATCGAGAAGACGGCGGTTCGCACCGTCCAACCGGTCCTCTCGTTGTCGGGCTTGGTCGCGCCACTGCAAAATGTCGCCATCACTAGCGATCTGACCGAGCCGGCCGCTGCAGTGCTCGTCAACGAGGGCGACGTCGTGCAGCGCAGCCAGGTGCTCGCGCGTCTCTCCATCGCCGATCTGCAAGCGCAACTCGACGCTGCAGACCGCGCTGCGGCCGAGGCAGACGCAAAGGCCACGCAGACGAAGTATCAGGCGCAGTACGCGATCGCATCGGGCGGCGATCAAGTGCGCAGCGCGCAGGCACAGCTCGATCTTGCGGAAAGCACACTGCATCGCGACCAGATGCTGTTCGGGCAGGGATACATCTCCGCACAAGAAGTGCAGACGCAGCAGACGAATGTCGCCGCCGCACAGGCTGTGCTCGCGACCGCGAAAGAGAACCAGCTGGCCAACGGCGACCAGCGCCAGGGAATGCAGCAGGCGAACATCCAGGCCGCGATCGCCGCCGCAGCTTCAGCGCACGCGCAGGCAGAGCAGGTGCAAGCGCAGATCGCCAAGGCGACGATCGTCGCGCCTGTCGACGGCGTCGTCGTGAATCGCAACATCAACCCAGGCGAGTATCCGGGCACGCGCCAGATCTTCACACTGCAAGAGATCTCAAGCGTCTATGCGGCGCTGAACGCATTCGGCGGGCAGATCGCGGGCATCCCCAAAGGTGCGACCGTGACGCTCACCTCGGTCGCCTTGCCCGGCCAGCGTTTCAACGCTACGGTCGTCGCGGTGCTGCCGCCGACATCGCCCACCTCGGCGGGATTCATCGTCAAAGTCGTGATCCCGAACCCGAAGCGCGCGTTGCTGCCCGGCATGACGGTGGCGGCGAACGTCGCCAAGCAGAGCCTCAGCGGCGTCACGGTGCCGGTGGGCGCATTCATCGACGATACGCACCACACGCTCTTCACGGTTGACAACAACGATACGGCGCACATCTCGCAAGTCGTGGAGATCGCCCGCGGCACGCGCTATGCGGTCGTCAAGGGACTCCCGAGCGGCGTCAACGTCGTGACCGACGGCACGCTCGCCATCTCGGACGGCCAGCAGGTCCAGATCGCGGGCGGGGAAGCCGCGATGTCGCACTGA